Proteins encoded together in one Deinococcus hopiensis KR-140 window:
- the infC gene encoding translation initiation factor IF-3: MMTIAKEHKVNEQIRVRQIRLIGAEGEQIGIIDTREALTMARQQSLDLVMVSPQAIPPVCRLLDYGRFRYEQQQNEKETRKRARAHEVKAIKFRVKIDDHDFETKAGHVRRFLLEGHKVKVTIMFRGRERTHPELGERILHRVADTLADVGTPEGMPSMMGMDMNMIMAPKAAPKRAEGVGEGTQGEAPATPAAEAATTETPAPAPA; this comes from the coding sequence GTGATGACAATAGCGAAAGAACATAAGGTCAACGAGCAAATTCGCGTCCGTCAGATTCGTTTGATCGGCGCTGAGGGCGAGCAGATCGGGATCATCGACACGCGCGAGGCGCTGACCATGGCGCGTCAGCAGAGCCTCGATCTGGTGATGGTCAGCCCACAGGCCATTCCGCCCGTATGCCGCCTGCTCGACTATGGCCGGTTCCGCTACGAGCAGCAGCAGAACGAGAAAGAAACCCGCAAGCGCGCCCGCGCCCATGAAGTCAAGGCGATCAAGTTCCGCGTCAAGATCGATGACCACGACTTCGAGACCAAGGCTGGGCACGTCAGGCGGTTCCTCCTGGAAGGCCACAAGGTCAAGGTTACGATCATGTTCCGCGGACGCGAGCGCACCCACCCCGAACTGGGCGAGCGCATCCTGCACCGCGTGGCCGACACCCTGGCCGATGTGGGTACTCCCGAGGGCATGCCGTCGATGATGGGCATGGACATGAACATGATCATGGCTCCCAAAGCCGCCCCCAAGCGCGCCGAGGGTGTGGGTGAGGGTACGCAGGGCGAGGCCCCGGCGACCCCAGCCGCCGAGGCCGCAACCACCGAGACGCCGGCTCCCGCGCCGGCCTAA
- a CDS encoding metallophosphoesterase encodes MRLWESRRLVARNAHLLLAALLAACAPTTAHTPLLPDTAASLPPPANASLLRVVVMGDQGTGSELQRRVAKAMQTVCGQEGCDLGVALGDNFYPSAPRNAHSPLFRERFADVYGPLKMPFLTVAGNHDESWIIGGDGADPRGAETEVAYGQLNPQWVMPARTYRAPVGDLVEFFALDTSPLAAYLPGTRVNERPGGSWDAAQRAWLSGALASSQARWRLVLGHHPLFSNGKHGDAGRYDGLPFAFQNGGAVRDLYALACGKADALLSGHEHILMGFAPQPECPGTRVWISGAAGKLEPGGHGTRPTTFAVQDQPGFLWLGITRQTLTLRVWTVSENGEARQVYVETLTKP; translated from the coding sequence GTGAGGCTTTGGGAGTCCAGAAGGCTGGTTGCGCGCAACGCACACCTGTTGCTGGCGGCGCTCCTCGCAGCGTGCGCGCCGACCACCGCCCATACGCCGCTCCTTCCCGATACCGCCGCTTCCCTCCCGCCTCCTGCCAACGCTTCTCTCCTCCGCGTGGTGGTGATGGGCGATCAGGGGACGGGCAGCGAGCTTCAGCGCCGGGTGGCGAAGGCCATGCAGACGGTCTGCGGGCAGGAGGGGTGCGACTTGGGCGTGGCGCTGGGCGACAACTTCTACCCTTCGGCGCCGCGGAACGCGCACTCTCCCCTGTTTCGTGAGCGCTTCGCCGACGTGTACGGGCCCCTGAAGATGCCCTTCTTGACGGTGGCGGGCAACCACGACGAATCCTGGATCATCGGTGGAGACGGCGCAGACCCGCGCGGAGCCGAAACTGAAGTCGCCTACGGGCAACTCAACCCACAGTGGGTCATGCCTGCCCGCACCTACCGCGCGCCGGTGGGCGATCTGGTGGAGTTCTTCGCGTTGGATACGTCGCCCCTGGCCGCCTACCTGCCGGGGACCAGGGTGAACGAGCGGCCCGGGGGCTCCTGGGACGCGGCGCAGCGGGCCTGGCTCTCCGGCGCGCTGGCGAGCAGCCAGGCCCGCTGGCGGCTGGTCCTGGGACACCATCCCCTCTTCAGCAACGGCAAGCACGGAGACGCGGGGCGCTACGACGGCCTGCCCTTTGCCTTTCAAAACGGCGGTGCCGTGCGGGACCTGTACGCGCTGGCCTGCGGCAAGGCCGACGCCCTGCTCAGCGGACACGAGCACATCCTGATGGGCTTTGCGCCTCAGCCGGAGTGCCCCGGGACGCGGGTGTGGATCAGCGGGGCGGCGGGCAAGCTCGAACCGGGCGGCCACGGCACGCGCCCCACCACCTTCGCCGTGCAGGACCAGCCCGGTTTTCTGTGGCTGGGCATCACCCGCCAGACGCTGACGCTGCGGGTATGGACGGTGAGCGAGAACGGGGAAGCGCGGCAGGTGTATGTGGAGACGCTGACCAAGCCGTAG
- a CDS encoding glutaredoxin domain-containing protein, which yields MIKMYTTSWCPDCVAAKRALSSKGISFEEINIEQDAGAAEYVMSVNGGKRSVPTLVSGDVAQSLSGFRPQKLDAFLAAAGL from the coding sequence ATGATTAAGATGTACACGACGAGCTGGTGTCCAGACTGCGTGGCGGCCAAGCGTGCCCTGAGCAGCAAGGGGATTTCCTTCGAGGAAATCAATATCGAGCAGGACGCAGGAGCTGCCGAGTACGTGATGAGCGTCAATGGCGGCAAGCGCAGCGTGCCCACGTTGGTCAGCGGCGACGTGGCCCAGAGCCTCAGCGGCTTCCGGCCCCAGAAGCTGGACGCCTTCCTGGCGGCGGCGGGGCTGTAG